One stretch of Streptomyces sp. A2-16 DNA includes these proteins:
- a CDS encoding glucosidase — MTSASGTPDAERQRLAEADAGTAPWRRWGPYLSERQWGTVREDYSENGDAWSYFTHDQARSRAYRWGEDGIAGVSDDKQRLCFALALWNGRDPILKERMFGLTNAEGNHGEDVKEYWFHLDNTPTHSYMKYLYKYPQGEFPYGDLVTTNRARGREDFEYELLDTGVFDEDRYFDVFVEYAKAGPEDLLIEITAHNRGPDEAVLHLLPTLWFRHTWSWAGGTAVPALHATDGSIRADHEELGPRWLYHQGGETLFTDNETDNERVFGSPNSTPYVKDGIDRCVVQGAREAVNPARTGTKAAVQHVLTIPAGDSARVRLRLTDTELNDPWSEFDAVLDIRRAEADTFYAGITPPAMGEEERRLVRQALAGMLWSKQYYYLDVERWLAEHGVDPLAADPRVRNSAWYHMVNDEIMSMPDTWEYPWFAAWDLAFHTLALAMVDIGFAKSQLELLLRRLYLHPNGQIPAYEWNFGDVNPPVHAWAVLFVYELEKHRTGRGDRAFLENAFQKLSKNFTWWLNRKDADGNNVFQGGFLGLDNIGVFDRSAPLPTGGQLDQADGTAWMALYCQNLLDIAIELAVENPVYVEQAQMLFEHFAWIAVAMNRIGKDNASLWDEEDGFFYDVLRLPDGSATRLKVRSLVGLIPLAATSVIGGRANRAFPELVEGARDFIRRHPAVEAFVTRHAGGGPTADGRYLFALFGEDRLRRILARMLDEDEFLGPHGIRSLSRHHARHPYTFDVHGQTFGVGYLPAESDSGMFGGNSNWRGPVWFPMNILLIRALLNLHGYHGPEFTVECPTGSGRRLNLYEVAREISDRLTATFLPDADGHRPVHGAQPMFAKDPHWKDLVLFYEYFHGDNGAGLGASHQTGWTGLVAATATLFHSISEEDWHRGGRESLS, encoded by the coding sequence ATGACGAGTGCGAGCGGTACACCGGACGCCGAACGGCAGCGACTGGCCGAGGCCGACGCCGGTACGGCCCCCTGGCGGCGCTGGGGACCGTACCTGAGCGAACGTCAGTGGGGCACCGTCCGCGAGGACTACAGCGAGAACGGCGACGCCTGGTCGTACTTCACCCACGACCAGGCGCGCTCCCGCGCCTACCGCTGGGGCGAGGACGGCATCGCCGGAGTCAGCGACGACAAACAGCGCCTGTGCTTCGCGCTCGCCCTGTGGAACGGCCGCGACCCCATCCTCAAGGAACGCATGTTCGGCCTGACCAACGCCGAGGGCAACCACGGCGAGGACGTCAAGGAGTACTGGTTCCACCTCGACAACACGCCCACCCACTCGTACATGAAGTACCTGTACAAGTACCCGCAGGGCGAGTTCCCCTACGGCGACCTCGTCACCACGAACCGGGCCCGCGGCCGTGAGGACTTCGAGTACGAGCTCCTCGACACCGGCGTCTTCGACGAGGACCGCTACTTCGACGTGTTCGTCGAATACGCCAAGGCGGGCCCCGAGGACCTCCTGATCGAGATCACCGCGCACAACCGCGGCCCCGACGAAGCGGTACTGCACCTCCTGCCGACCCTGTGGTTCCGGCACACCTGGTCGTGGGCGGGCGGCACGGCGGTCCCCGCACTGCACGCCACGGACGGGTCGATCCGCGCCGACCACGAGGAACTCGGCCCCCGATGGCTGTACCACCAGGGCGGCGAGACCCTCTTCACCGACAACGAGACCGACAACGAGCGCGTCTTCGGCAGCCCCAACAGCACGCCGTACGTCAAGGACGGCATCGACCGCTGTGTCGTGCAGGGCGCCCGAGAGGCCGTGAACCCCGCGCGCACCGGCACCAAGGCGGCCGTCCAGCACGTGCTGACGATCCCCGCCGGCGACAGCGCCCGCGTCCGCCTGCGCCTGACGGACACCGAACTGAATGACCCCTGGAGCGAGTTCGACGCGGTCCTCGACATCCGCCGTGCCGAGGCCGACACCTTCTACGCCGGCATCACCCCACCGGCCATGGGAGAGGAGGAGCGACGGCTCGTCCGCCAGGCCCTCGCGGGAATGCTCTGGAGCAAGCAGTACTACTACCTCGACGTGGAGCGCTGGCTCGCCGAACACGGCGTCGACCCCCTCGCCGCCGACCCCCGCGTCCGCAACAGCGCCTGGTACCACATGGTCAACGACGAGATCATGTCGATGCCGGACACCTGGGAGTACCCCTGGTTCGCCGCCTGGGACCTCGCCTTCCACACCCTGGCCCTCGCCATGGTCGACATCGGCTTCGCCAAGTCGCAGCTGGAGCTGCTGCTGCGCCGCCTCTACCTGCACCCCAACGGCCAGATCCCCGCGTACGAATGGAACTTCGGCGACGTCAACCCACCCGTCCACGCCTGGGCCGTCCTCTTCGTCTACGAACTGGAGAAGCACCGCACCGGCCGCGGTGACCGCGCCTTCCTGGAGAACGCCTTCCAGAAGCTGTCCAAGAACTTCACCTGGTGGCTCAACCGCAAGGACGCCGACGGGAACAACGTCTTCCAGGGCGGTTTCCTCGGTCTCGACAACATCGGCGTCTTCGACCGCAGCGCGCCCCTGCCCACCGGCGGACAGCTCGACCAGGCCGACGGCACCGCGTGGATGGCCCTGTACTGCCAGAACCTCCTGGACATCGCCATCGAACTCGCCGTGGAGAACCCGGTCTACGTCGAGCAGGCGCAGATGCTCTTCGAGCACTTCGCATGGATCGCCGTCGCCATGAACCGGATCGGCAAGGACAACGCCAGCCTGTGGGACGAGGAGGACGGCTTCTTCTACGACGTCCTCAGGCTGCCCGACGGCAGCGCGACCCGCCTGAAGGTGCGGTCCCTGGTCGGCCTGATACCGCTTGCGGCGACGAGCGTGATCGGCGGCCGCGCGAACCGCGCCTTCCCCGAACTGGTCGAGGGGGCACGGGACTTCATCAGGCGCCACCCTGCCGTGGAGGCCTTCGTGACGCGGCACGCGGGCGGCGGCCCCACCGCCGACGGACGGTATCTCTTCGCGCTGTTCGGCGAGGACCGGCTGCGCCGCATCCTGGCCCGCATGCTCGACGAGGACGAGTTCCTCGGCCCGCACGGCATCCGCTCCTTGTCCCGCCACCACGCGCGGCACCCGTACACCTTCGACGTGCACGGGCAGACCTTCGGCGTCGGCTATCTGCCCGCCGAGTCCGACTCGGGCATGTTCGGCGGGAACTCCAACTGGCGCGGCCCGGTGTGGTTCCCGATGAACATCCTGCTGATCCGCGCCCTGCTCAACCTGCACGGCTACCACGGCCCCGAGTTCACCGTGGAGTGCCCGACCGGCTCCGGGCGCAGGCTCAACCTGTACGAGGTCGCCCGCGAGATCTCCGACCGGCTCACCGCCACCTTCCTGCCCGACGCCGACGGCCACCGGCCGGTCCACGGCGCCCAGCCGATGTTCGCCAAGGACCCCCACTGGAAGGACCTCGTCCTCTTCTACGAGTACTTCCACGGCGACAACGGCGCCGGCCTCGGCGCCTCCCACCAGACCGGCTGGACGGGCCTGGTGGCGGCCACCGCGACCCTCTTCCACTCCATCAGCGAGGAGGACTGGCACCGGGGTGGGCGGGAGTCGCTGTCATGA
- a CDS encoding pyruvate carboxylase, giving the protein MLRKVLVANRGEIAIRAFRAGYEVGARTVAVFPHEDRNSLHRLKADEAYEIGEPGHPVRAYLSVDEIIRAARLAGADAVYPGYGFLSENPELARACEEAGITFVGPSADILELTGNKARAVAAARAAGVPVLGSSAPSSDVDELVAAADEIGFPVFVKAVAGGGGRGMRRVEDPAQLRESIEAAAREAASAFGDSTVFLEKAVVEPRHIEVQILADGQGNVIHLYERDCSVQRRHQKVIELAPAPNLDPGLRDRICADAVRFAREIGYRNAGTVEFLLDREGNHVFIEMNPRIQVEHTVTEEVTDVDLVQAQLRIAAGATLADLGLSQETVRLHGAALQCRITTEDPANGFRPDTGRISAYRSPGGSGIRLDGGTTHAGTEISAHFDSMLVKLSCRGRDFTTAVNRARRAVAEFRIRGVATNIPFLQAVLDDPDFQAGNVTTSFIEQRPHLLTARQSADRGTKLLTYLADVTVNKPHGERPDLIDPVSKLPRTPDIEPPAGSKQLLTELGPEGFARRLRESPTIGVTDTTFRDAHQSLLATRVRTKDMLAVAPAVARTLPELLSLECWGGATYDVALRFLAEDPWERLAALREAVPNICLQMLLRGRNTVGYTPYPTEVTDAFVQEAAQTGIDIFRIFDALNDVSQMRPAIEAVRATGTSIAEVALCYTSDLSDPNERLYTLDYYLRLAEQIVDAGAHVLAVKDMAGLLRAPAAAKLVSALRREFDLPVHIHTHDTAGGQLATYLAAIQAGADAVDGAVASMAGTTSQPSLSAIVAATDHSDRPTGLDLRAVGDLEPYWESVRRVYAPFEAGLASPTGRVYDHEIPGGQLSNLRTQAVALGLGDRFEDIEAMYAAADRILGHLVKVTPSSKVVGDLALHLVGAGVTPKEFEETPDRFDIPDSVIGFLRGELGTPPGGWPEPFRTKALQGRADAKPVQELNTQDREGLDKDRRSTLNRLLFPAPTREFETHRQSYGDTSLLDSKDFFYGLRPGKEYAVDLEPGVRLLIALEAIGEADERGMRTVMSTLNGQLRPIQIRDVAVSSDIPTTEKADRSRPGHVAAPFAGVVTLAVSEGDEVEAGATVATIEAMKMEASITAATSGRVSRLAINKIQQVEGGDLLVEIG; this is encoded by the coding sequence ATGCTCCGCAAGGTACTGGTCGCCAACCGTGGTGAGATCGCGATCCGCGCGTTTCGCGCAGGTTATGAGGTGGGCGCGAGGACGGTCGCCGTCTTCCCCCACGAGGACCGCAACTCACTGCACCGACTCAAAGCCGACGAGGCCTACGAGATCGGCGAACCGGGCCATCCCGTGCGGGCCTATCTCTCCGTCGACGAGATCATCCGCGCCGCCCGCCTGGCGGGCGCCGACGCCGTCTACCCCGGCTACGGCTTCCTCTCGGAGAACCCCGAGCTCGCGCGGGCCTGCGAGGAGGCGGGCATCACCTTCGTCGGACCCAGCGCCGACATCCTCGAACTGACCGGCAACAAGGCCCGCGCGGTCGCCGCCGCCCGCGCCGCAGGAGTACCGGTGCTCGGTTCCTCGGCGCCCTCCAGCGACGTGGACGAGCTGGTCGCGGCCGCCGACGAGATCGGCTTCCCGGTGTTCGTGAAGGCCGTCGCCGGCGGTGGCGGACGCGGTATGCGCCGGGTCGAGGACCCCGCCCAGCTGCGCGAGTCCATCGAGGCGGCCGCACGCGAGGCCGCCTCGGCCTTCGGCGACTCGACCGTCTTCCTGGAGAAGGCCGTCGTCGAGCCCCGCCACATCGAGGTGCAGATCCTCGCCGACGGCCAGGGCAACGTCATCCACCTCTACGAGCGCGACTGCTCGGTGCAGCGCCGCCACCAGAAGGTCATCGAGCTCGCCCCAGCGCCCAACCTCGACCCCGGCCTGCGCGACCGGATCTGCGCCGACGCCGTCCGCTTCGCCCGCGAGATCGGCTACCGCAACGCGGGCACCGTGGAGTTCCTCCTCGACCGCGAGGGCAACCACGTCTTCATCGAGATGAACCCGCGCATCCAGGTCGAGCACACGGTCACCGAGGAGGTCACCGACGTCGACCTCGTCCAGGCGCAGCTCAGGATCGCCGCCGGCGCCACCCTCGCCGACCTCGGCCTCTCCCAGGAGACGGTGCGGCTGCACGGCGCCGCCCTCCAGTGCCGCATCACCACCGAGGACCCCGCCAACGGTTTCCGCCCCGACACCGGCCGCATCAGCGCCTACCGCTCGCCCGGCGGCTCCGGCATCCGCCTCGACGGCGGCACCACCCACGCCGGTACGGAGATCAGCGCCCACTTCGACTCGATGCTGGTCAAGCTCTCCTGCCGGGGCCGGGACTTCACCACCGCGGTCAACCGGGCCCGGCGGGCCGTCGCCGAGTTCCGCATCCGCGGTGTGGCCACCAACATCCCCTTCCTCCAAGCGGTGCTCGACGACCCGGACTTCCAGGCGGGCAACGTCACCACGTCGTTCATCGAGCAGCGCCCGCACCTGCTGACGGCTCGTCAGTCCGCCGACCGCGGCACGAAGTTGCTGACCTACCTGGCCGACGTGACGGTCAACAAGCCGCACGGCGAGCGGCCCGACCTGATCGACCCGGTCTCCAAGCTGCCCAGGACGCCGGACATCGAGCCGCCCGCGGGCTCCAAGCAGCTGCTCACCGAGCTCGGCCCCGAGGGCTTCGCCCGCCGGCTGCGCGAGTCGCCGACCATCGGCGTCACCGACACCACGTTCCGCGACGCCCATCAGTCGCTGCTCGCCACCCGCGTGCGCACCAAGGACATGCTCGCCGTCGCCCCTGCGGTCGCCCGCACCCTGCCCGAGCTGCTCTCCCTGGAGTGCTGGGGCGGCGCCACCTACGACGTCGCCCTGCGCTTCCTCGCCGAGGACCCCTGGGAGCGGCTCGCCGCCCTGCGCGAGGCCGTCCCCAACATCTGCCTCCAGATGCTGCTGCGCGGCCGCAACACCGTCGGCTACACCCCGTACCCGACCGAGGTGACGGACGCCTTCGTGCAGGAGGCCGCCCAGACCGGCATCGACATCTTCCGCATCTTCGACGCCCTCAACGACGTCAGCCAGATGCGCCCCGCGATCGAGGCCGTACGGGCCACGGGCACGTCGATCGCCGAGGTCGCCCTCTGCTACACCTCGGACCTGTCCGACCCGAACGAGCGCCTCTACACCCTCGACTACTACCTGCGCCTCGCCGAGCAGATCGTCGACGCGGGCGCCCACGTCCTGGCCGTCAAGGACATGGCGGGCCTGCTGCGGGCCCCCGCCGCCGCCAAGCTCGTCTCGGCCCTGCGCCGCGAGTTCGACCTGCCGGTGCACATCCACACCCACGACACCGCGGGCGGCCAGCTCGCCACCTACCTGGCCGCGATCCAGGCGGGCGCCGACGCCGTGGACGGGGCCGTCGCCTCCATGGCCGGGACGACCTCGCAGCCCTCCCTCTCCGCGATCGTCGCCGCCACCGACCACTCCGACCGGCCGACGGGCCTCGACCTCAGGGCCGTCGGCGACCTGGAGCCGTACTGGGAGAGCGTCCGCCGCGTCTACGCCCCGTTCGAGGCCGGCCTCGCCTCCCCTACCGGGCGCGTCTACGACCACGAGATCCCCGGCGGCCAGCTCTCCAACCTGCGCACCCAGGCCGTCGCCCTCGGCCTCGGCGACCGCTTCGAGGACATCGAGGCGATGTACGCGGCCGCCGACCGGATCCTGGGCCACCTGGTGAAGGTCACCCCGTCCTCCAAGGTGGTCGGCGATCTCGCCCTGCACCTGGTGGGCGCCGGGGTGACGCCCAAGGAGTTCGAGGAGACCCCGGACCGCTTCGACATCCCCGACTCCGTGATCGGCTTCCTGCGCGGCGAGCTCGGCACCCCGCCCGGCGGCTGGCCCGAGCCCTTCCGCACCAAGGCGTTGCAGGGCCGCGCCGACGCCAAGCCCGTCCAGGAGCTGAACACGCAGGACCGCGAGGGCCTGGATAAGGACCGCCGCTCGACCCTCAACCGGCTCCTGTTCCCCGCCCCGACCCGCGAGTTCGAGACCCACCGCCAGTCCTACGGCGACACCAGCCTCCTGGACAGCAAGGACTTCTTCTACGGTCTGCGCCCGGGCAAGGAGTACGCCGTCGACCTGGAACCCGGCGTCCGGCTCCTCATCGCCCTGGAGGCGATCGGCGAGGCCGACGAGCGGGGCATGCGCACGGTGATGTCGACGCTCAACGGCCAGCTGCGGCCCATCCAGATCCGCGATGTCGCCGTCTCCTCCGACATCCCGACCACCGAGAAGGCCGACCGGTCCAGGCCCGGACATGTGGCCGCCCCGTTCGCCGGAGTGGTCACCCTCGCGGTGAGCGAGGGCGACGAGGTCGAGGCGGGCGCGACCGTGGCCACCATCGAGGCGATGAAGATGGAGGCCTCGATCACCGCCGCGACGTCCGGCCGGGTCTCCCGCCTCGCCATCAACAAGATCCAGCAGGTGGAGGGCGGTGACCTGCTGGTCGAGATCGGCTGA